From the genome of Segatella hominis, one region includes:
- a CDS encoding AraC family transcriptional regulator, which translates to MIDLSELSSNQEANLLTTSLEEWQEEPQVLTYGAILICRRGKATLHINYKDWELHEGAVITVFPNDVVELTVWKEDGTPVSPEVPSFQVEMLKYNPSLLREASLQLEQTVYSALREDRCRQDTPIVTNIINAMFSLLKVYFDQSECTCISQLVLCQLKAFFIGFHEYLLRNPDQHPDEVKSYRVRELFNRFMMLMERDYKISRDVNYYAEQMHITSKYLTNIVRQVTHHTPKSIIDQYVILQLKMQLKRSSQSIKEVAWEYHFADTSFFCRYFKKHTGITPQQIRDGAHFKK; encoded by the coding sequence GTGATAGATTTATCAGAATTAAGCAGCAATCAGGAGGCCAATCTCCTCACTACTAGTTTAGAGGAATGGCAAGAAGAACCGCAGGTATTGACTTACGGTGCGATATTGATATGTCGTAGAGGAAAGGCTACACTCCACATCAATTATAAGGATTGGGAACTTCATGAGGGAGCGGTCATTACCGTTTTTCCCAATGATGTGGTGGAGTTGACGGTCTGGAAGGAAGACGGAACTCCGGTTTCGCCAGAAGTCCCCTCTTTTCAGGTAGAGATGCTCAAATACAATCCGTCTTTATTGCGAGAGGCAAGTTTACAGTTGGAGCAAACGGTATATTCAGCATTGCGTGAAGATCGCTGCCGTCAGGATACTCCCATCGTAACGAACATCATCAATGCGATGTTTTCATTGTTAAAGGTATATTTTGATCAGTCGGAATGTACCTGCATCTCCCAGTTAGTACTTTGCCAGTTGAAGGCATTTTTCATCGGTTTCCATGAGTATCTGTTGCGTAATCCCGATCAGCATCCAGACGAGGTGAAATCCTATCGTGTCCGTGAACTGTTCAATCGTTTTATGATGCTGATGGAGCGAGATTACAAAATATCGCGTGATGTAAATTACTATGCAGAACAGATGCATATAACCTCGAAGTATCTGACGAACATCGTGCGCCAGGTAACGCACCATACGCCTAAGTCCATCATCGACCAATATGTGATTCTGCAGCTCAAGATGCAACTCAAGCGCAGTTCACAGAGTATCAAGGAAGTGGCATGGGAATATCATTTTGCAGATACCAGTTTCTTCTGCCGTTATTTCAAGAAACATACGGGCATAACACCGCAGCAAATAAGAGACGGAGCCCACTTTAAAAAGTAA
- a CDS encoding TlpA family protein disulfide reductase: MRKFSLMMIAALCAGWALQGFAQHSVTIKGKVKFIEKDFKVSVYQRSGTDKKILAEVPVNDDHTYSITVPFDKPGTATVDCGQWQGVDVWLEDENMDIDFRGIDTAKIKIKNPPYVYIRAGKKNEVMNLVNFVGYRGYQAMIAISQNVWKTKIEDQKEKSTLTNAMYDANYDNSDAWMKYIVEHYADMTSVLVPLSQLDEDKDVDLINATLSHLESTSESAKQIVADYRKKKAEEKEMRERMREGNPAPEFTFQNEKGKTINIKKLKGKIIVLDFWASWCGPCRKEIPNVKKVYAEYKDKGIQFLSVSIDAKKEAWTKALKEEQMPWMQGWTPDAGKSVMNTYQFGGIPFIILIDKDGNIYRKNLRGEDIKNAIDDCLAGKKVAPKVVMSMGAAMM, translated from the coding sequence ATGAGAAAATTCAGTTTGATGATGATTGCTGCTTTATGCGCAGGGTGGGCTCTCCAGGGCTTTGCCCAGCATTCAGTAACTATCAAGGGTAAGGTTAAGTTTATCGAAAAAGACTTCAAGGTCTCAGTTTATCAACGTAGTGGTACTGATAAAAAAATACTTGCCGAGGTTCCTGTGAATGATGACCACACCTATTCAATTACGGTGCCTTTTGACAAACCTGGTACTGCAACAGTAGATTGCGGACAGTGGCAAGGTGTTGACGTTTGGTTGGAAGATGAAAATATGGATATTGATTTTCGTGGTATAGATACCGCTAAGATTAAAATCAAGAATCCTCCTTATGTATATATACGCGCAGGAAAGAAGAATGAGGTTATGAACCTTGTTAATTTTGTGGGTTATCGTGGGTATCAGGCAATGATTGCCATCTCACAGAATGTTTGGAAAACCAAAATTGAAGATCAGAAAGAGAAGAGTACGTTGACTAACGCAATGTATGATGCCAATTATGACAATAGTGATGCTTGGATGAAATATATCGTTGAGCACTATGCTGATATGACCAGTGTACTCGTTCCGCTTAGTCAATTGGATGAAGATAAAGATGTAGATTTGATCAATGCTACATTGAGTCATTTGGAGTCTACATCAGAATCTGCCAAGCAAATTGTGGCTGATTATCGCAAGAAAAAAGCCGAAGAAAAAGAAATGCGTGAGCGCATGAGAGAAGGTAACCCTGCACCGGAATTTACTTTCCAAAACGAAAAGGGAAAGACCATCAATATTAAAAAGTTGAAGGGTAAAATCATCGTTCTCGACTTCTGGGCAAGTTGGTGCGGTCCTTGCCGTAAAGAAATTCCTAATGTCAAGAAGGTATATGCCGAATATAAGGATAAGGGTATCCAGTTCCTTAGCGTATCAATTGATGCGAAGAAAGAAGCTTGGACTAAAGCCTTGAAAGAAGAGCAGATGCCTTGGATGCAAGGATGGACTCCTGATGCAGGTAAGAGTGTGATGAACACCTACCAGTTTGGCGGTATTCCATTTATCATCCTCATTGACAAGGATGGTAACATTTATCGCAAGAATCTGCGTGGCGAAGATATCAAGAACGCTATTGATGATTGTCTTGCAGGTAAGAAAGTTGCGCCTAAGGTAGTAATGAGCATGGGCGCAGCCATGATGTAA
- a CDS encoding thioredoxin family protein, with protein MAVLCAFSAVQAQGEQPVTATEIVKSEGVAFVEGKTFAEVLHKAKEEGKMLFIDCYTSWCGPCRMMATQVFPQKKVGDYFNEHFVSFKIDMEKGEGPELKNKFSVRAYPTFLFLDGDGKEINRIVGGDSDADKFLKSVDDGIGTLSLSSLAKRYEGGERDTTFLLSYLKALDGAYDSKKANEVAGVLLEGRDQDMLTNKGLFDAFLKYNTTPLSPAFQYVLSHKAMFIKKYGDEHLDRAIESVWMSYPRSFVTKESDGSVKVDEVAMEAYKKEMKKWKVKNADEVILNYDMYVAESKSDWKTFAALCTKSIKKYGEYDMSIYNWALRIQQYCKDPKVRETAIGWINARMKNIAKEKAKEMERQKNLEPGEIPAMTMMDFSQYYVKMIEDLKK; from the coding sequence ATGGCTGTTTTATGTGCCTTTTCCGCAGTGCAGGCACAGGGCGAGCAGCCTGTCACAGCTACAGAGATTGTTAAATCAGAAGGAGTTGCATTTGTAGAAGGAAAAACATTTGCAGAGGTCTTGCACAAAGCCAAAGAAGAAGGCAAGATGCTTTTTATTGATTGCTATACCAGCTGGTGTGGTCCATGCAGGATGATGGCTACCCAGGTGTTCCCACAGAAGAAAGTGGGTGACTATTTCAACGAGCATTTCGTATCTTTCAAAATTGATATGGAAAAGGGAGAAGGTCCAGAACTTAAAAATAAATTTTCTGTGAGAGCTTATCCTACTTTTCTCTTTCTGGATGGAGATGGAAAAGAAATAAATAGAATTGTGGGTGGTGACTCGGATGCTGATAAATTCCTTAAATCAGTTGATGATGGAATAGGAACATTAAGTTTGTCTTCCCTTGCGAAGCGCTATGAAGGCGGTGAACGAGATACAACCTTCCTCTTGTCATATCTCAAAGCCTTGGATGGTGCCTATGATTCTAAAAAAGCCAATGAAGTGGCAGGAGTACTTTTGGAGGGCAGAGATCAGGATATGCTTACAAATAAAGGCTTGTTTGATGCCTTCCTAAAATATAATACCACTCCGCTTTCTCCTGCATTCCAGTATGTGTTGTCACATAAAGCAATGTTTATAAAAAAATATGGAGACGAACATCTTGACAGAGCAATAGAAAGTGTTTGGATGTCCTATCCACGCTCTTTTGTCACTAAGGAGTCTGATGGCAGCGTAAAAGTAGATGAGGTAGCCATGGAAGCCTACAAGAAAGAGATGAAGAAATGGAAAGTAAAGAACGCTGATGAGGTTATCCTTAACTACGATATGTATGTGGCTGAAAGTAAATCTGACTGGAAAACATTTGCAGCACTATGTACCAAGAGCATCAAGAAATATGGTGAGTATGATATGAGCATTTATAATTGGGCTTTACGTATCCAGCAGTATTGTAAAGATCCGAAAGTAAGGGAAACTGCAATCGGTTGGATAAATGCACGTATGAAGAATATTGCCAAGGAAAAAGCCAAGGAAATGGAAAGACAAAAGAACCTCGAGCCTGGCGAAATTCCTGCCATGACTATGATGGATTTCAGTCAGTACTACGTAAAAATGATTGAAGATTTGAAAAAATAA
- a CDS encoding TolC family protein, translating to MIKKFMLVCFLMLGGSPWALAQTPQVKLASDGNLPMSISQLFEKIEDNNKELRTSKTGVEAANLGIESAKSKRLPDLDASLSFSYIGNALLTDRNFSNVHGLKSPHVGNNFALQAQQVVYAGGAINAGIKLAELGKLQAEVGVKLTRQQARFIALGQYLDLYKIDNRIRVYEKNIELTRQLIDDIKEKQKQGMALKNDITRYELQMESLKLGLTALHNNRSILNHQLCNTLDIDAGKQIIPDATIADKNYAKDGEAYWQSASLVSSPLMEQSNNAIRIAEQKEKIAKSDLLPKVAFVAADNFDGPILFELPPVDKNLNVWYVGVGVKYSLSSLFKSNKRIKQAAVETRQAKEAHAVQAEQLNNRVQAAYVQYQQTYVELETQKKSVELAQQNYEVMNARYLSQLALVTDMVDASNLKLNAELSEVDARINIVYAYYRMKYVAGEI from the coding sequence ATGATAAAGAAATTCATGTTAGTCTGCTTCCTGATGTTGGGAGGCTCGCCTTGGGCACTTGCCCAAACACCCCAAGTGAAGTTGGCTTCGGACGGGAATTTGCCTATGTCTATCAGCCAACTCTTCGAAAAGATAGAGGATAACAACAAGGAACTTCGCACTTCCAAAACGGGTGTAGAAGCAGCCAACCTCGGCATTGAATCTGCCAAAAGCAAACGACTGCCCGACCTGGATGCTTCGCTTTCTTTCAGTTATATCGGCAATGCCCTTCTTACCGACCGCAACTTTTCTAATGTTCATGGTTTGAAATCCCCTCACGTGGGTAATAATTTCGCCTTACAGGCTCAACAGGTGGTGTATGCCGGAGGTGCTATCAATGCGGGTATCAAACTGGCTGAACTCGGGAAACTTCAGGCTGAAGTGGGCGTCAAACTGACCCGTCAACAGGCTCGCTTCATCGCCCTCGGTCAATATCTTGACCTATATAAAATTGATAACCGCATCCGAGTGTATGAAAAGAATATCGAACTGACCCGACAGCTTATTGATGACATCAAGGAAAAGCAGAAACAGGGCATGGCGCTGAAAAACGACATCACCCGTTACGAACTGCAGATGGAGAGTCTGAAACTCGGTTTGACTGCACTCCACAACAACCGCAGCATCCTCAACCACCAGCTCTGCAATACGCTGGACATTGATGCCGGCAAACAGATTATTCCTGATGCTACAATAGCTGACAAAAATTACGCCAAGGATGGTGAAGCATATTGGCAATCTGCCAGTCTGGTAAGTTCTCCGCTCATGGAACAGAGCAATAATGCCATCCGCATCGCCGAACAGAAGGAGAAGATTGCCAAGAGCGACCTTCTTCCAAAAGTAGCATTCGTTGCTGCCGACAACTTCGACGGTCCTATCCTCTTCGAGTTGCCACCGGTGGATAAGAACCTCAACGTATGGTATGTGGGCGTGGGCGTGAAATATAGTCTCAGCTCTCTCTTCAAGAGCAACAAGCGCATCAAGCAGGCTGCCGTGGAGACCCGTCAGGCTAAAGAGGCACATGCCGTTCAGGCTGAACAACTCAACAACCGGGTACAGGCTGCCTACGTGCAGTACCAGCAGACCTACGTGGAACTGGAAACACAGAAGAAGAGCGTAGAACTGGCACAGCAGAATTACGAGGTGATGAATGCCCGCTATCTCAGTCAGTTGGCACTGGTTACGGATATGGTAGATGCTTCCAACCTCAAGCTCAATGCAGAATTAAGCGAAGTAGATGCCCGCATCAACATCGTCTATGCCTACTATCGCATGAAATACGTGGCTGGAGAAATTTAG
- a CDS encoding RagB/SusD family nutrient uptake outer membrane protein produces the protein MKTKIFQIGVLAASLFSFCACNLDYAPENTLVDEKVYKTQKTAEAALLGAYVRLNVFLAGAPQDQNNYANAGYTLLMGDMATDNMAIRSSATGYLAVKTSSFTSSEHDGLLARMWSWGYNAIDYANNIINKINEFGQFNETMERQYIAEAKFIRAYVNFQLLCMYGDQALLGNDQGEGIILRSDAYNGYNPDDIASRSTNADCWNFILKDLETDALPDLPDDVPSVTERIRANQTVAKALLSRIYLYKGTYTNNQADLEKARDYAKEVIAKNGYSFSSSSSEYSTALFPTNESPQGNTYPNPTTRSNELIFFEPSRIYTDNYPNGLSYYRKTSYYVPASMKELYDENDVRRTYLIWQGSKTDYPNDLTTMKYSGYDDVLFIRMAEMKLTYAETLVRTSGAVSAEAVKQLNDVHQRAYPSGSKPAPYQTSDFDSKEAFLKTVLKERNRELAYEGHYRWDLMRTDNILGDHTLGAIEKNRWNLPIPNYEIRISYGKLKQNTGYQE, from the coding sequence ATGAAAACAAAAATATTTCAAATCGGTGTTTTGGCAGCATCCCTCTTCTCTTTCTGCGCATGTAATCTGGACTATGCACCAGAGAATACACTCGTGGATGAAAAGGTGTACAAGACTCAGAAAACGGCAGAGGCTGCACTGCTTGGTGCATACGTGCGCTTGAATGTTTTCCTGGCTGGTGCGCCTCAAGACCAGAATAACTATGCTAATGCAGGCTATACCCTGTTGATGGGTGATATGGCTACAGACAACATGGCCATACGCTCTTCTGCAACTGGCTATTTGGCTGTAAAGACTAGCTCTTTTACTTCGTCTGAGCATGATGGACTCTTGGCTCGTATGTGGTCTTGGGGTTATAATGCCATCGATTATGCTAATAATATCATCAATAAAATCAATGAATTTGGTCAGTTTAACGAAACCATGGAGCGTCAGTATATCGCAGAAGCTAAATTCATCCGTGCTTACGTTAATTTCCAGTTGCTTTGCATGTATGGCGATCAGGCCTTGTTGGGTAACGACCAAGGTGAGGGTATTATCCTGAGAAGCGATGCTTATAATGGTTATAATCCAGATGACATTGCATCCCGCTCTACAAATGCCGATTGCTGGAATTTCATTCTAAAAGATTTGGAGACAGATGCACTTCCTGATTTGCCAGATGATGTTCCGTCAGTAACAGAAAGAATACGTGCCAATCAAACAGTAGCCAAGGCGCTCCTGAGCCGAATCTATTTGTATAAAGGCACATATACCAATAATCAGGCAGATCTGGAGAAGGCGCGCGATTATGCCAAGGAAGTAATAGCAAAGAACGGTTATTCTTTCTCTTCGTCAAGCAGCGAGTACAGTACGGCACTCTTCCCAACGAATGAGTCACCTCAAGGAAATACGTATCCTAATCCAACTACCCGCAGCAATGAACTCATTTTCTTTGAGCCGAGCCGTATCTACACAGATAATTATCCTAACGGATTGAGTTATTATCGCAAGACGAGCTATTATGTTCCTGCTTCAATGAAAGAACTCTATGATGAAAATGACGTCAGAAGAACTTATCTTATTTGGCAAGGATCCAAGACGGATTATCCGAACGACTTGACAACAATGAAATATAGCGGTTATGATGATGTTCTCTTCATCCGTATGGCAGAAATGAAACTTACTTATGCAGAAACGCTCGTCAGGACATCTGGTGCAGTATCTGCAGAAGCAGTCAAACAACTCAATGATGTACATCAGCGCGCTTATCCAAGCGGTTCAAAACCAGCTCCGTACCAAACCTCTGATTTCGATTCGAAAGAAGCATTCCTAAAAACTGTGCTGAAAGAGCGCAATCGTGAATTGGCATACGAGGGACATTACCGCTGGGATCTCATGCGAACAGATAATATCTTGGGTGACCACACATTGGGCGCCATTGAGAAAAATAGATGGAATTTGCCAATACCAAACTATGAGATTCGAATTTCATATGGTAAGTTGAAGCAAAATACTGGTTATCAGGAATAA
- a CDS encoding FecR family protein, with translation MDNEDKLLIQEYCYIRTKQEHKAPDVKKAWDQFEHEHIMKKQSLKTKRHVMFLRYAAAIAIILVMVMGGIGIWWSEGGKLVVENYNTRKYIEMRKAKGKEKLVAFESTKGPQKILIMDEKSINPTKRTTKKTEKVDTLHHKVFLATDILDVAFRKIITPRGKTFEITLSDGTQVALNADSKFTFPVDFAGKPERIVQLEGEAFFKVAKDAKHPFVVVTPSIITTVLGTEFVVKAYADGNPQVTLLSGSVKVNKIGATSAQSVILTPKQQLHLTSDTHTMSVLNVGDQAFLSLKWKDDMFSFYHTPLMEAIQEMGRWYNVGVEISDNSLIKETITLEISRKVSLEDFVNSINLTNNLSAILDQGKIIICPKSASQGINCFTIYAAQDVRN, from the coding sequence ATGGACAATGAAGATAAACTATTAATACAGGAATATTGTTACATCAGGACCAAACAAGAACATAAAGCTCCTGACGTGAAGAAAGCTTGGGATCAGTTTGAGCATGAACATATCATGAAAAAACAAAGTCTCAAGACTAAAAGGCATGTCATGTTTTTGCGATATGCGGCTGCTATTGCCATTATCCTCGTTATGGTAATGGGAGGTATCGGAATCTGGTGGTCAGAAGGAGGAAAACTGGTTGTTGAAAACTACAATACCAGAAAGTACATAGAGATGCGTAAGGCAAAAGGAAAGGAAAAACTGGTTGCATTCGAATCAACCAAAGGGCCACAGAAAATTCTAATCATGGATGAAAAAAGTATTAATCCAACAAAAAGAACAACAAAGAAAACGGAGAAAGTGGATACGCTTCATCATAAGGTTTTCTTGGCCACTGATATATTGGACGTTGCTTTTAGAAAAATCATCACTCCAAGAGGAAAAACATTTGAAATAACTCTCAGTGATGGTACACAGGTTGCGCTGAATGCCGACAGTAAATTTACTTTTCCAGTTGATTTCGCAGGCAAACCGGAGCGTATCGTACAACTGGAGGGAGAAGCTTTCTTTAAAGTGGCTAAAGATGCCAAACATCCATTTGTCGTGGTTACCCCTTCAATAATTACAACAGTTCTTGGAACTGAGTTTGTTGTAAAGGCATATGCTGATGGAAATCCTCAGGTTACGCTGCTAAGCGGTTCTGTGAAAGTGAATAAGATTGGAGCTACATCCGCTCAATCTGTGATATTAACCCCAAAACAACAGCTACACCTCACTTCTGATACTCATACAATGAGTGTTTTGAATGTTGGCGATCAGGCATTTCTTTCTTTGAAATGGAAGGATGACATGTTTTCTTTCTATCATACACCATTAATGGAAGCAATTCAAGAAATGGGGCGTTGGTATAATGTAGGAGTCGAGATTTCTGATAATTCTCTTATCAAGGAAACCATAACTTTGGAGATTTCCCGTAAAGTCTCTCTTGAAGACTTTGTCAATAGTATCAATCTGACTAACAATTTATCTGCCATCTTGGACCAAGGGAAGATTATAATTTGTCCAAAGAGTGCCAGTCAGGGCATTAATTGTTTCACTATCTATGCGGCACAAGATGTTAGAAATTAA
- a CDS encoding sigma-70 family RNA polymerase sigma factor, which produces MATDEINKRNQFKELFEQNYSKLYYVALTFVKDEEDAHDIVSDFFASLWEQYDGDATLYKYGYLYRGVQRRCIDFIRHSKVKDRYSEIYLSETIPFFCEDEKEDERLKKIEKIINDMPDKTKFVVDQCYLEGRKYVEVAEMMSISREGVRKHITKALNILRSAFNVEKK; this is translated from the coding sequence ATGGCAACAGACGAAATAAATAAAAGGAATCAATTTAAGGAATTGTTTGAACAAAACTATTCCAAATTGTACTATGTGGCTCTTACCTTCGTGAAGGATGAGGAAGACGCCCATGATATAGTTAGCGATTTCTTTGCAAGTTTGTGGGAGCAATATGATGGAGATGCTACTCTCTATAAGTATGGATACTTATATCGAGGTGTGCAAAGGCGCTGTATAGACTTTATCAGACATAGTAAGGTAAAGGACAGGTATAGTGAAATATATCTTTCAGAAACAATCCCATTCTTTTGTGAAGACGAAAAGGAGGATGAACGTCTTAAGAAGATAGAGAAGATAATAAATGACATGCCAGATAAAACTAAATTTGTAGTAGATCAGTGCTACTTGGAAGGTAGGAAATATGTTGAGGTAGCTGAAATGATGAGCATTTCTAGAGAAGGCGTTAGAAAACATATAACAAAGGCTTTGAATATATTAAGATCAGCCTTTAATGTAGAGAAAAAATAA
- a CDS encoding SusC/RagA family TonB-linked outer membrane protein, protein MKTKLYILLAFVFCSLTALAQEHTVTGQVLDESGEPMPMISVSVKGTHKAVSTAEDGTYSIQAEPNSILVFSFVGYNRQNIKVGNKNKIVVVMKESSAMKMQDLIVVGYSKVERRDLTGSVSSVKPKDNVSFQSVDQMLQGRVPGLFMSNSSGQIGAANVLTIRGISSIMGDNNPLYVIDGVPIYGTDRTSNSVNTTGGSIPGVALGGMQTGGGTLTYNIDLNNSFEKNPLSNLNPDDIESIEILKDAFATAIYGSRGAAGVILITTKKGSKGKTKVHVGYTLGIDNPIGKVKLLNGDSYSQIYSLYYPHGNYPQGYNTDWLDAITRTAVSHGVNASVSGGNKNTDYFVSLSYDNNESYVINNDMKRYSARLNLNTVLAPKWNMGVSVSLNKLDNHALAASSIYAAAIKKAPNLPVYDENGEYYYGYSPNSKGAAEAFNPVAMAYINDESVEDTRVIGNGYIEYKPFSWLSWRTEIGADIYNSFSNIRKGDLPDNLTGVVGNQATESTTLNYKTVVNNLLNVNKMFGHDHFLQGIIGQSYEYTKERITSVAGDNFFSPDLSGVGAAQTKRVTAAYMQQSALFSAFARVNYQYKHTYMLGLTYRIDGSSRYNRNHRYLSTPSISLGWRMSNEKFIKKGLPFVNELKLRSSFGLSSKDGNNSYYGAQAVYALNQLTTYGGKNYLQMSQPGNENLRWEKTYTFDAGLDLEMFDHRVKMTLDYYYKKTTDMLFSSDLPLYTGYSKENQNIADMSNQGLDFQLITTNILTKDFQWQTILNLSRATNKILKLSFEGNQLDQANSSYKYYEEGKPVAQWYLHKWAGVDPATGNPLWEYKDGTISTTPPAADYNNSQANKFVCGTALPDFYGSITNTLMYKDFELDFMFNFSVGSKMINSTRATLLNYTSEDAYNLSQDIMNMWQIEGQQTDIPKLNNKSVIGNYDYTTAITTTRFLENNSYLRLKTITFTYNFPQTLLARTKFFNQLKVFATMTNVFTLTKYSGVDPEVSAFGSSALAAGYDNMTMPQSRSMQFGVRASF, encoded by the coding sequence ATGAAAACGAAACTATATATACTCTTGGCTTTTGTCTTCTGTTCGCTGACGGCTCTTGCTCAAGAACATACGGTAACAGGACAGGTGCTTGATGAAAGTGGTGAACCTATGCCTATGATTTCGGTATCTGTAAAAGGTACCCATAAGGCTGTTTCTACAGCCGAAGATGGTACGTACAGTATTCAGGCAGAGCCTAATAGCATACTGGTCTTTTCCTTTGTGGGTTATAATCGCCAAAATATAAAGGTTGGAAACAAAAATAAGATTGTTGTTGTCATGAAAGAGAGTTCTGCCATGAAGATGCAAGACTTGATTGTTGTTGGCTACAGCAAGGTGGAGCGTCGTGACCTTACAGGATCAGTTTCTTCTGTTAAACCAAAAGACAATGTTTCATTTCAGTCTGTTGACCAGATGCTGCAGGGGCGTGTTCCTGGTCTCTTTATGTCCAATTCTTCTGGTCAGATTGGTGCAGCAAATGTATTGACCATTCGCGGTATCAGCTCTATCATGGGCGACAATAACCCTCTTTATGTCATTGATGGTGTACCTATCTATGGTACAGATAGAACATCCAATTCCGTAAACACTACTGGTGGTAGTATTCCAGGCGTGGCTTTAGGTGGTATGCAGACAGGTGGTGGAACACTTACCTATAACATTGATTTAAACAATTCCTTTGAGAAAAACCCATTATCAAATCTTAATCCAGATGATATCGAGTCTATTGAGATTTTGAAAGATGCCTTTGCTACAGCTATTTATGGCTCCAGAGGTGCTGCAGGTGTCATCTTGATTACTACAAAGAAAGGATCAAAAGGAAAAACTAAGGTCCATGTAGGTTACACTCTTGGTATTGATAATCCAATTGGAAAAGTCAAATTGTTGAATGGAGATAGCTACAGTCAGATATATTCACTGTATTATCCTCATGGTAACTATCCACAAGGCTATAATACCGATTGGCTCGATGCTATCACACGTACTGCCGTCAGCCATGGTGTAAATGCATCTGTTTCTGGTGGTAATAAAAATACAGACTATTTCGTTAGCCTTTCGTATGATAACAACGAATCATACGTAATCAACAACGATATGAAGCGTTATTCTGCAAGACTGAATCTGAATACTGTTCTTGCTCCTAAATGGAATATGGGTGTGAGTGTTTCGCTGAATAAACTCGACAATCATGCTTTGGCTGCAAGTTCTATCTATGCTGCAGCTATCAAGAAAGCTCCTAACTTGCCTGTTTATGATGAAAATGGTGAATACTACTATGGATATTCTCCAAACTCAAAGGGTGCTGCAGAGGCTTTCAACCCTGTGGCTATGGCTTATATCAATGACGAGAGCGTAGAGGATACCCGTGTCATTGGTAATGGATATATTGAGTACAAACCTTTCAGCTGGCTTTCTTGGCGTACAGAAATTGGTGCAGATATCTACAATAGTTTCTCTAATATCCGCAAGGGCGACTTACCAGATAATCTTACCGGTGTGGTGGGCAATCAGGCTACAGAATCTACCACTTTAAATTATAAGACAGTGGTCAACAACCTCCTGAATGTCAACAAGATGTTCGGTCATGATCATTTCCTCCAAGGTATCATTGGTCAGAGTTATGAATATACCAAGGAGCGCATCACATCTGTGGCAGGCGATAACTTTTTCAGTCCTGATTTGAGTGGAGTAGGGGCTGCACAAACCAAGCGTGTCACTGCAGCCTATATGCAGCAGTCTGCCCTCTTCTCTGCTTTTGCACGTGTCAACTATCAATATAAGCACACCTATATGTTGGGTCTTACTTATCGCATTGATGGTTCATCACGCTATAATCGTAATCACCGCTATTTGAGTACCCCTTCTATATCATTGGGCTGGCGTATGTCAAATGAAAAATTTATCAAAAAGGGGCTTCCTTTCGTCAATGAACTGAAACTCAGAAGTTCATTCGGTTTATCAAGCAAGGATGGTAACAACAGTTATTATGGTGCACAGGCTGTCTATGCACTGAACCAACTCACTACCTATGGAGGAAAGAATTATCTTCAGATGTCACAACCGGGAAATGAGAACCTTCGCTGGGAAAAGACCTATACCTTTGATGCAGGTCTGGACTTGGAAATGTTCGATCATAGAGTGAAAATGACTCTTGATTATTATTACAAGAAGACAACAGACATGCTCTTCTCTTCAGACCTCCCTCTCTATACTGGTTATAGCAAGGAAAATCAAAATATCGCCGACATGAGCAACCAGGGTCTGGACTTCCAGCTCATCACCACTAATATCCTGACAAAGGACTTCCAGTGGCAGACGATTCTCAACCTCTCTCGAGCTACCAATAAGATACTGAAATTGAGCTTTGAGGGTAACCAGCTTGATCAGGCAAACAGTTCATATAAGTATTATGAAGAGGGAAAGCCTGTTGCTCAGTGGTATTTACATAAGTGGGCTGGAGTGGATCCTGCTACTGGTAACCCTTTGTGGGAATACAAGGATGGTACTATCTCTACTACTCCTCCTGCTGCAGATTACAATAATTCCCAGGCAAATAAGTTTGTATGTGGTACTGCATTGCCAGACTTCTATGGTTCCATCACCAATACTTTGATGTATAAAGACTTTGAACTCGATTTCATGTTCAATTTCTCTGTGGGTAGCAAGATGATTAACAGTACTCGTGCCACTTTGCTCAATTATACGAGCGAGGATGCATACAACTTGTCTCAAGATATCATGAACATGTGGCAAATAGAGGGACAGCAAACAGATATTCCTAAGTTGAACAACAAGTCTGTGATTGGTAATTATGACTATACTACAGCCATTACCACGACTCGTTTTCTGGAGAATAACTCCTACTTGCGTCTGAAGACAATTACGTTTACCTACAATTTCCCTCAGACATTGTTGGCACGCACCAAGTTCTTCAACCAGTTAAAAGTATTTGCAACCATGACCAATGTGTTCACCCTTACAAAGTATTCCGGTGTGGATCCTGAAGTAAGTGCATTCGGTTCTTCAGCTCTGGCTGCCGGTTATGATAATATGACCATGCCTCAGTCTCGCAGTATGCAGTTTGGCGTGAGAGCAAGTTTCTAA